A genomic segment from Microcella flavibacter encodes:
- the rmuC gene encoding DNA recombination protein RmuC, translated as MDFLLPLLIGLVVGIVLGAVVGLLLARRQGAGVENPALVEARHQALLAQVRAEEQELRAQLVAENSGLRATAAGLREQAAQQEERYRDHVARAQAEQRAREERERGESRVLEKLAPVQELLRTMQEKVTELEGQRSRQHGEISQQLRQATEAEERLRATAESLASALRNNATRGVWGETQLKTLVESAGLLNRVDFLLQESIDADGAARRPDMVLRLPGGKAIAVDAKVPYNSYIEASAIPATATGAEEARRNDLLAEHAKRVKAHVDALAAKNYWTGLDSSPEFTIAFIPNEPLLAAALEKDPALLEYAFGKRIALASPVSFWAVLKTVAFTWQQDVLTDEAKMLFDLSKELYARIGTLATHADALGGTIERSVKAYNQFASSLETRVLVTARRLDGLDESKVVPAPRTIDEQPKQLTAAELTESMGFDDGRVGLSAGGGAE; from the coding sequence ATGGACTTCCTGCTCCCCCTCCTCATCGGCCTCGTGGTCGGCATCGTGCTCGGCGCCGTGGTCGGGCTGCTGCTCGCCCGCCGGCAGGGCGCCGGCGTCGAGAACCCGGCGCTCGTCGAGGCCCGGCACCAGGCCCTGCTCGCGCAGGTGCGCGCCGAGGAGCAGGAGCTGCGCGCGCAGCTCGTCGCCGAGAACTCCGGCCTGCGCGCCACGGCCGCGGGTCTGCGCGAGCAGGCCGCGCAGCAGGAGGAGCGATACCGCGACCACGTCGCCCGCGCGCAGGCGGAGCAGCGCGCCCGCGAGGAGCGCGAGCGCGGCGAGAGCCGGGTGCTCGAGAAGCTCGCCCCCGTGCAGGAGCTGCTGCGCACGATGCAGGAGAAGGTCACCGAGCTCGAGGGGCAGCGCAGCCGGCAGCACGGCGAGATCTCGCAGCAGCTGCGCCAGGCGACGGAGGCCGAGGAGCGCCTGCGGGCCACGGCCGAGTCGCTCGCGAGCGCGCTGCGCAACAACGCCACCCGCGGCGTCTGGGGCGAGACGCAGCTGAAGACGCTCGTCGAGAGCGCGGGCCTGCTCAACCGGGTCGACTTCCTGCTGCAGGAGAGCATCGACGCCGACGGGGCGGCCCGCCGGCCCGACATGGTGCTGCGGCTGCCCGGCGGCAAGGCCATCGCCGTCGACGCGAAGGTGCCGTACAACAGCTACATCGAGGCGAGCGCCATCCCCGCGACCGCGACGGGCGCGGAGGAGGCGCGGCGCAACGACCTGCTCGCCGAGCACGCCAAGCGGGTCAAGGCCCACGTCGACGCCCTCGCGGCGAAGAACTACTGGACGGGGCTCGACTCGAGCCCCGAGTTCACGATCGCCTTCATCCCCAACGAGCCCCTGCTCGCCGCGGCGCTCGAGAAGGATCCCGCGCTGCTCGAGTACGCCTTCGGCAAGCGCATCGCGCTCGCGAGCCCGGTGAGCTTCTGGGCGGTGCTGAAGACGGTCGCCTTCACCTGGCAGCAGGACGTCCTCACCGACGAGGCGAAGATGCTCTTCGACCTCTCGAAAGAGCTGTACGCCCGCATCGGCACGCTCGCGACGCACGCCGACGCGCTCGGCGGCACGATCGAGCGCAGCGTGAAGGCCTACAACCAGTTCGCGAGCTCGCTCGAGACCCGGGTGCTCGTGACCGCCCGCCGGCTCGACGGCCTCGACGAGAGCAAGGTCGTGCCGGCGCCGCGCACGATCGACGAGCAGCCGAAGCAGCTCACGGCGGCCGAGCTCACGGAGTCGATGGGCTTCGACGACGGACGAGTCGGGCTATCGGCCGGCGGGGGCGCGGAATAG
- a CDS encoding LysR family transcriptional regulator, whose amino-acid sequence MPPAPRPQDVSTDDLRYLLAVARAGRMTSAAALLGVDHTTVRRRLDRLEASLGARLLDRGVDGWALTAIGREVVERASALEGMVEQVVAAASGDGAVRGTVRVAAPEGFGATFVAPALARVRREHPGIAVELVTSTRPLSLRASGFDLAVTIGSAAGARVRAEPLTEYALRLYAAPEYLARHAPIAALADLEGHDLIFYVDALLTVPELDLAPVLGGMRTGFASTSVFAQLEAARVGAGIGLLHAFMGERDAALAPVLPDIVDLRLQFTLSTRPDSPAVDAVGIVRAALLDEVARRRPELLPGS is encoded by the coding sequence ATGCCGCCCGCTCCGCGCCCCCAGGACGTGAGCACCGACGACCTGCGGTACCTGCTCGCCGTCGCGCGGGCCGGGCGCATGACCTCGGCCGCGGCCCTGCTCGGCGTCGACCACACGACCGTGCGGCGCCGGCTCGACCGGCTCGAGGCCTCGCTCGGCGCGCGACTGCTCGATCGCGGGGTCGACGGCTGGGCGCTCACGGCGATCGGGCGCGAGGTGGTCGAGCGGGCCTCCGCGCTCGAGGGGATGGTCGAGCAGGTGGTGGCGGCGGCGTCGGGCGACGGCGCCGTGCGCGGCACGGTGCGGGTCGCGGCACCGGAGGGCTTCGGGGCGACGTTCGTCGCGCCGGCGCTCGCGCGGGTGCGGCGGGAGCATCCCGGCATCGCCGTCGAGCTGGTGACCTCCACCCGCCCGCTGAGCCTGCGCGCCTCGGGCTTCGACCTGGCCGTCACGATCGGCTCGGCCGCCGGAGCCCGGGTGCGCGCCGAGCCGCTCACCGAGTACGCCCTGCGCCTCTACGCCGCGCCCGAGTACCTGGCCCGGCACGCGCCGATCGCGGCGCTCGCCGACCTCGAGGGCCACGACCTCATCTTCTACGTCGACGCGCTGCTGACGGTTCCCGAGCTCGATCTCGCGCCCGTGCTCGGCGGCATGCGCACCGGCTTCGCCTCGACGAGCGTGTTCGCGCAGCTCGAGGCCGCGCGAGTGGGCGCGGGCATCGGCCTGCTGCACGCCTTCATGGGCGAGCGGGATGCCGCTCTCGCGCCCGTGCTGCCCGACATCGTCGACCTGCGCCTGCAGTTCACCCTCTCGACGCGCCCCGACAGCCCCGCCGTCGATGCCGTCGGCATCGTGCGCGCCGCGCTGCTCGACGAGGTCGCCCGGCGCCGCCCGGAGCTGCTGCCGGGCTCCTGA
- a CDS encoding CoA-acylating methylmalonate-semialdehyde dehydrogenase, with protein sequence MTITTSRTVEHWVGGASFAGTSTRTAPVYNPALGVVAREVSLATKADLDEAVAVAKAALPAWAATPVGKRQQIMFAFREKLNARKEELAAILTAEHGKVTSDALGEIARGLEVVELATSIPSLLKGEYSEQVSTGVDVYSIKQPVGVVGIISPFNFPAMVPLWFFPLAIAAGNTVVLKPSEKDPSAAIWMAELLTECGLPDGVLNVVNGDKESVDALLDNPDVAAISFVGSTPIAKYIYERGTANGKRVQALGGAKNHMLVLPDADLDLVADSAVNAGFGSAGERCMAISVVVAVEPVADELIAKITERVGTLKVGDGTRNCDMGPLITKEHRDKVAGYLDTAIADGAEIVVDGRGIEIDGDANGFWLGPTLIDKVPTDSAVYTDEIFGPVLSVVRVQSYEEGLALINGSRYGNGTAIFTNDGGAARRFQTEVTVGMVGINVPIPVPVGYFSFGGWKDSLFGDTKAYGSQAIHFFTREKAITSRWLDPSHGGLNLGFPQNG encoded by the coding sequence ATGACGATCACCACCTCCCGCACCGTCGAGCACTGGGTAGGCGGCGCGAGCTTCGCCGGCACCAGCACCCGCACCGCGCCCGTCTACAACCCGGCCCTCGGCGTCGTCGCCCGCGAGGTCTCGCTCGCCACGAAGGCCGACCTCGACGAGGCCGTCGCCGTCGCGAAGGCCGCGCTGCCCGCCTGGGCCGCCACTCCGGTCGGCAAGCGCCAGCAGATCATGTTCGCCTTCCGCGAGAAGCTCAACGCCCGCAAGGAGGAGCTCGCCGCCATCCTCACCGCCGAGCACGGCAAGGTCACGAGCGACGCCCTCGGCGAGATCGCGCGCGGCCTCGAGGTCGTCGAGCTCGCGACGAGCATCCCCTCGCTCCTCAAGGGCGAGTACAGCGAGCAGGTCTCGACCGGCGTCGACGTGTACTCGATCAAGCAGCCGGTCGGCGTCGTGGGCATCATCAGCCCCTTCAACTTCCCGGCGATGGTGCCGCTGTGGTTCTTCCCGCTCGCGATCGCGGCCGGCAACACGGTCGTGCTCAAGCCCAGCGAGAAGGACCCGTCGGCGGCGATCTGGATGGCCGAGCTGCTCACCGAGTGCGGCCTGCCCGACGGCGTGCTCAACGTGGTCAACGGCGACAAGGAGAGCGTCGACGCCCTGCTCGACAACCCCGACGTCGCGGCGATCAGCTTCGTCGGCTCGACCCCGATCGCGAAGTACATCTACGAGCGCGGCACCGCCAACGGCAAGCGCGTGCAGGCCCTCGGCGGCGCGAAGAACCACATGCTCGTGCTGCCCGACGCCGACCTCGACCTCGTCGCCGACTCGGCCGTGAACGCGGGCTTCGGCTCGGCCGGCGAGCGCTGCATGGCCATCTCGGTCGTCGTGGCCGTCGAGCCCGTCGCCGACGAGCTCATCGCCAAGATCACCGAGCGGGTCGGCACCCTGAAGGTCGGCGACGGCACGCGAAACTGCGACATGGGCCCGCTCATCACGAAGGAGCACCGCGACAAGGTCGCCGGCTACCTCGACACCGCCATCGCCGATGGCGCCGAGATCGTCGTCGACGGGCGCGGCATCGAGATCGACGGCGACGCGAACGGCTTCTGGCTCGGCCCCACCCTCATCGACAAGGTGCCGACCGACTCGGCCGTCTACACCGACGAGATCTTCGGCCCCGTGCTCTCGGTCGTGCGCGTGCAGAGCTACGAGGAGGGCCTCGCCCTCATCAACGGCTCGCGCTACGGCAACGGCACGGCGATCTTCACCAACGACGGCGGGGCGGCCCGCCGCTTCCAGACCGAGGTCACCGTCGGCATGGTCGGCATCAACGTGCCCATCCCCGTGCCGGTCGGCTACTTCTCCTTCGGCGGCTGGAAGGACTCGCTCTTCGGCGACACCAAGGCCTACGGCAGCCAGGCCATCCACTTCTTCACCCGCGAGAAGGCGATCACCT